The following are from one region of the Streptomyces rubrogriseus genome:
- a CDS encoding MFS transporter translates to MAAARTEFKRGSRWRGPGSRFRAVGRVLRLPVTGTARGIRRATHAHGAGESGLGKLIELHGVNGAGDVMITVALASTVFFSVPTDEARGRVALYLAITMAPFTLLAPVIGPLLDRLPHGRRAAMATAMGARAVLALVLSGAVVTGGIELYPAALGVLVASKAYGVVRSAVVPRLLPPRVSLVKANSRVTLCGLLATGAAAPIGAALQQVGPRWPLYGAFVIFVAGTVLSFTLPRKVDSARGEDRALLAADEDHLPGPLRGRGKRPGLRTVGPAVTHALAANAAIRCLTGFLIFFLAFLLRVHPMTGQSAAVSLGIVGVAAGAGNALGTAVGAWLRSRAPEVIIVTVVVIVLGTAVVAAVFFSAFLVACLAAVAGFAQALAKLSLDALIQRDVPELVRTSAFARSETLLQVSWVFGGAVGIVLPLNGTLGLSVAAAIIAAGWLTTVRGLLDSARHGGRTRPRVA, encoded by the coding sequence GTGGCAGCCGCACGGACGGAGTTCAAGCGCGGGAGCCGGTGGCGCGGTCCCGGCTCCCGGTTCCGTGCGGTCGGCCGCGTCCTGCGCCTGCCGGTGACCGGTACGGCGCGCGGCATCCGGCGGGCGACGCACGCGCACGGCGCGGGCGAGTCGGGCCTCGGCAAGCTGATCGAGCTGCACGGGGTGAACGGCGCCGGCGACGTGATGATCACCGTCGCGCTCGCCTCCACCGTGTTCTTCTCCGTCCCCACCGACGAGGCACGCGGGCGCGTCGCGCTGTACCTCGCCATCACCATGGCGCCGTTCACGCTCCTCGCGCCGGTGATCGGCCCGCTCCTGGACCGGCTGCCGCACGGCCGCCGCGCGGCGATGGCGACCGCGATGGGCGCCCGCGCGGTGCTCGCGCTGGTGCTGTCCGGCGCGGTCGTCACCGGCGGCATCGAGCTGTACCCGGCCGCGCTCGGCGTACTGGTCGCCTCGAAGGCGTACGGCGTGGTCAGGAGCGCCGTGGTGCCGCGGCTGCTGCCGCCCCGGGTCTCGCTGGTGAAGGCGAACTCGCGGGTCACGCTGTGCGGGCTGCTGGCCACCGGTGCGGCCGCGCCGATCGGTGCGGCCCTCCAGCAGGTGGGGCCGCGCTGGCCGCTGTACGGCGCCTTCGTGATCTTCGTCGCGGGCACCGTGCTGTCGTTCACGCTGCCGCGGAAGGTGGACTCGGCGCGCGGCGAGGACCGGGCGCTGCTCGCCGCGGACGAGGACCACCTGCCGGGACCGCTGCGGGGGCGGGGCAAGCGGCCCGGCCTGCGCACGGTGGGCCCGGCGGTGACCCACGCGCTGGCCGCCAACGCCGCCATCCGCTGCCTGACCGGCTTCCTGATCTTCTTCCTGGCGTTCCTGCTGCGGGTGCACCCGATGACCGGCCAGAGCGCGGCGGTGTCGCTGGGGATCGTGGGCGTCGCGGCCGGTGCGGGCAACGCGCTGGGCACGGCCGTCGGGGCGTGGCTGCGGTCCCGGGCGCCGGAGGTGATCATCGTGACGGTGGTGGTGATCGTGCTGGGCACGGCGGTGGTCGCCGCGGTGTTCTTCAGCGCCTTCCTGGTGGCGTGTCTGGCGGCGGTCGCCGGGTTCGCGCAGGCGCTGGCCAAGCTGTCCCTGGACGCGCTGATCCAGCGGGACGTGCCGGAACTGGTGCGCACGTCGGCGTTCGCGCGCTCGGAGACGCTGCTCCAGGTCTCCTGGGTGTTCGGCGGCGCGGTCGGCATCGTGCTGCCGCTCAACGGCACGCTGGGCCTGTCGGTGGCCGCCGCGATCATCGCCGCCGGGTGGCTGACGACCGTACGCGGGCTGCTCGACTCGGCGCGGCACGGGGGACGGACTCGGCCGAGAGTGGCGTGA
- a CDS encoding futalosine hydrolase — translation MATAVPVERDAVARAFPAPGTEVSRPGITLHRLPDGWDLLAAGVGPARAAASTAAALTAAALDGRPYDLVVSAGIGGGFAPGAPVGSLVVADAITAADLGAETADGFLPVTDLGFGTVTHRPPAALVRAAAEATGARSGTVLTGSTVTGTAARAALLRERHPDALAEAMEGFGVAEAAAAHGVPVLELRAVSNPVGPRDRAAWRIGEALAALTDAVGKLAPVLESWKPHER, via the coding sequence GTGGCCACCGCGGTCCCCGTCGAACGGGACGCGGTGGCTCGGGCGTTCCCGGCGCCGGGCACCGAGGTGTCCCGCCCAGGGATCACCCTCCACCGGCTGCCGGACGGCTGGGACCTGCTGGCCGCCGGGGTGGGCCCGGCCCGCGCCGCCGCCTCCACGGCCGCCGCCCTGACCGCCGCCGCCCTCGACGGCAGGCCCTACGACCTGGTCGTCTCGGCCGGTATCGGCGGCGGCTTCGCGCCCGGGGCGCCCGTCGGCTCACTGGTCGTCGCCGACGCGATCACCGCCGCCGACCTGGGCGCCGAGACCGCCGACGGCTTCCTGCCGGTCACCGACCTCGGCTTCGGCACCGTCACCCACCGGCCGCCGGCCGCTCTGGTCCGCGCCGCCGCCGAGGCGACCGGGGCCCGGTCCGGCACCGTACTGACCGGGTCCACCGTCACCGGCACCGCGGCCCGCGCCGCGCTGCTGCGCGAGCGCCACCCGGACGCCCTGGCCGAGGCGATGGAGGGCTTCGGCGTCGCCGAGGCCGCCGCCGCGCACGGCGTTCCGGTGCTGGAACTGCGCGCGGTCTCCAATCCGGTCGGACCGCGCGACCGCGCCGCCTGGCGCATCGGCGAGGCGCTCGCGGCCCTGACGGACGCCGTCGGGAAGCTCGCACCCGTCCTCGAGAGTTGGAAACCGCATGAGCGCTGA
- a CDS encoding cold-shock protein — protein sequence MPTGKVKWFNSEKGFGFLSRDDGGDVFVHSSVLPAGVESLKPGQRVEFGVVAGQRGDQALSLALLDPAPSVAAAQRKKPDELASIVQDLTTLLENITPMLERGRYPEKTAGKKIAGLLRAVADQLDV from the coding sequence GTGCCTACCGGCAAGGTCAAGTGGTTCAACAGCGAGAAGGGCTTCGGCTTTCTCTCCCGCGACGACGGCGGTGACGTCTTCGTCCATTCCTCGGTCCTCCCTGCCGGAGTCGAGAGCCTGAAGCCGGGACAGCGCGTCGAGTTCGGTGTCGTCGCCGGGCAGCGGGGCGACCAGGCACTGTCGCTCGCCCTGCTCGACCCGGCCCCCTCGGTCGCGGCCGCGCAGCGCAAGAAGCCGGACGAGCTGGCTTCCATCGTGCAGGACCTGACGACCCTCCTGGAGAACATCACGCCGATGCTGGAGCGCGGCCGCTACCCCGAGAAGACGGCCGGCAAGAAGATCGCCGGGCTGCTCCGCGCGGTCGCGGACCAGCTCGACGTCTGA
- a CDS encoding DUF3027 domain-containing protein produces MSAATTRSRTPDRLCAEAVDLARAAAEEAAAPGVVGEHEGLVSEGDRVVTHYFACKELGYRGWRWAVTVARASRAKIVTVDEAVLLPGPDALLAPEWVPWSERLRPGDMGPGDLLPTDAEDLRLEPGWTGEDEPPPNSVVSHEMADLVEAEDAEVTAGPPAELSTVPARGTISAVAEELGLRRTRVLSRYGLHVAADRWEEGYGPKTAMAQAAPASCVSCGFLARIGGSLGQAFGVCANEFSPADGHVVSLAYGCGGHSEAAVMPKPPRVAPPVIDETRVDPFPLRPAADSGSVPVAEDVASAELGHS; encoded by the coding sequence GTGAGCGCAGCGACAACGCGAAGCCGCACCCCTGACCGCCTGTGCGCCGAGGCCGTCGACCTCGCCCGGGCCGCGGCCGAGGAGGCCGCCGCCCCAGGCGTCGTCGGCGAGCACGAGGGCCTGGTGTCGGAGGGCGACCGGGTCGTCACCCACTACTTCGCCTGCAAGGAGCTGGGCTACCGGGGCTGGCGCTGGGCCGTGACGGTGGCCCGCGCCTCCCGCGCCAAGATCGTCACGGTGGACGAGGCGGTGCTGCTGCCCGGCCCCGACGCGCTCCTCGCCCCCGAGTGGGTGCCGTGGAGCGAGCGGCTGCGCCCCGGCGACATGGGCCCCGGCGACCTGCTGCCCACCGACGCGGAGGATCTGCGCCTGGAGCCCGGCTGGACCGGCGAGGACGAGCCGCCGCCGAACTCCGTCGTCTCGCACGAGATGGCCGACCTGGTCGAGGCCGAGGACGCCGAGGTGACCGCCGGGCCGCCCGCCGAGCTGTCGACCGTCCCGGCCCGCGGCACGATCTCGGCGGTCGCCGAGGAGCTGGGCCTGCGCCGCACCCGGGTGCTGTCCCGGTACGGCCTGCACGTCGCCGCCGACCGCTGGGAGGAGGGCTACGGCCCGAAGACCGCGATGGCCCAGGCGGCCCCCGCCTCCTGCGTCAGCTGCGGCTTCCTCGCCCGGATCGGCGGCTCGCTCGGGCAGGCCTTCGGTGTGTGCGCCAACGAGTTCTCCCCGGCCGACGGGCACGTCGTGTCGCTGGCCTACGGGTGCGGCGGGCACTCCGAGGCCGCGGTGATGCCGAAGCCGCCGCGGGTGGCTCCACCGGTGATCGACGAGACCCGGGTGGACCCGTTCCCGCTGCGGCCGGCCGCGGACTCCGGTTCGGTGCCGGTGGCCGAGGACGTGGCCTCGGCGGAGCTGGGGCACTCGTAG
- a CDS encoding HAD-IC family P-type ATPase produces MTHLDADRLDPEHPAHAVAAPSPATGLTAAGVAERIARGQVNDVPVRSSRSLADIVRANVFTRFNAIIGVLWVIMLFVAPIQDSLFGFVILANTGIGIIQEWRAKKTLDSLALIGEVRPTVRRDGKPAEISTSEIVLDDVIEIGPGDKAVVDGVCVEADGLEIDESLLTGEADPVVKQPGDQVMSGSFVVAGGGAFRATKVGREAYAAQLAEEASRFTLVQSELRSGISTILKYVTWMMVPTAIGLILSQLLAKDNELDDSIARTVGGIVPMVPEGLVLLTSVAFAIGVVRLGRKQCLVQELPAIEGLARVDTVCLDKTGTLTEGGMDVTDLRVLGGADERHVRAVLGALGASDPRPNASLQAIIDTYPDDGSAGAWRNTRSLPFSSARKYSGATFDEGDGAARTWLLGAPDVLLPEDDPALAETGRLNEQGLRVLLLARAARDLDDPEVAEGVEPTALVVLEQRLRPDAADTLRYFADQDVRAKVISGDNAVSVGAVAAKLGLSGATVDARRLPAEREEMAGALDEGTVFGRVTPQQKRDMVGALQSRGHTVAMTGDGVNDVLALKDADIGVAMGSGSEATRAVAQIVLLNNSFATLPSVVAEGRRVIGNITRVATLFLVKTVYSVLLAILVVCSQVEYPFLPRHLTLLSTLTIGVPAFFLALAPNKERARPHFVRRVMRYAIPGGVVAGAATFVTYLVARQHYTGPGALDAETSAATLTLFLISMWVLAIIARPYTWWRVLLVAAMGLSFVVVLAVPWLQDFFALKLVGVTMPWTAVGIAVVGAGVLEFTWRWVDRRFPV; encoded by the coding sequence ATGACGCATCTCGACGCGGACAGACTCGACCCGGAGCATCCCGCGCACGCCGTTGCCGCCCCATCGCCCGCGACCGGGCTCACGGCGGCCGGGGTCGCCGAGCGGATCGCCCGCGGCCAGGTCAACGACGTGCCGGTGCGCAGCAGCCGCTCCCTGGCCGACATCGTCCGCGCCAACGTCTTCACCCGGTTCAACGCGATCATCGGCGTGCTCTGGGTGATCATGCTGTTCGTCGCGCCGATCCAGGACAGCCTGTTCGGCTTCGTGATCCTCGCCAACACCGGCATCGGCATCATCCAGGAGTGGCGGGCGAAGAAGACCCTCGACTCCCTGGCCCTGATCGGCGAGGTCCGCCCGACGGTGCGCCGGGACGGGAAGCCCGCCGAGATCAGCACGTCCGAGATCGTGCTGGACGACGTCATCGAGATCGGCCCCGGCGACAAGGCCGTGGTCGACGGGGTGTGCGTCGAGGCCGACGGGCTGGAGATCGACGAGTCCCTGCTGACCGGCGAGGCCGACCCCGTGGTCAAACAACCGGGCGACCAGGTCATGTCGGGCAGCTTCGTGGTCGCGGGCGGCGGCGCCTTCCGGGCCACCAAGGTCGGCCGCGAGGCGTACGCGGCGCAGCTCGCCGAGGAGGCCTCCCGCTTCACGCTGGTCCAGTCCGAGCTGCGCTCCGGCATCTCCACGATCCTCAAGTACGTCACCTGGATGATGGTGCCGACCGCGATCGGCCTGATCCTCAGCCAGCTGCTCGCCAAGGACAACGAGCTGGACGACTCGATCGCGCGCACCGTCGGCGGCATCGTGCCCATGGTCCCCGAGGGCCTGGTCCTGCTCACCTCCGTCGCCTTCGCGATCGGCGTCGTCCGGCTCGGCCGCAAGCAGTGCCTCGTCCAGGAGCTGCCCGCCATCGAGGGCCTGGCCCGCGTCGACACCGTCTGCCTGGACAAGACCGGCACCCTCACCGAGGGCGGCATGGACGTCACCGACCTGCGCGTCCTCGGCGGCGCCGACGAGCGTCACGTCCGCGCCGTGCTCGGCGCCCTCGGCGCGTCCGACCCGCGCCCCAACGCCTCCCTCCAGGCGATCATCGACACCTACCCGGACGACGGGTCCGCCGGCGCGTGGCGGAACACGCGGTCGCTGCCCTTCTCCTCCGCCCGCAAGTACAGCGGCGCCACCTTCGACGAGGGCGACGGCGCCGCCAGGACGTGGCTGCTGGGCGCCCCGGACGTGCTGCTGCCCGAGGACGACCCGGCGCTCGCCGAGACCGGCCGGCTCAACGAACAGGGCCTGCGCGTACTGCTGCTCGCCCGCGCCGCCCGCGACCTGGACGACCCCGAGGTCGCCGAGGGCGTCGAGCCCACCGCCCTGGTGGTCCTGGAGCAGCGGCTGCGCCCGGACGCCGCCGACACCCTGCGCTACTTCGCCGACCAGGACGTGCGCGCCAAGGTCATCTCCGGCGACAACGCGGTCTCCGTCGGCGCGGTCGCCGCCAAGCTCGGGCTGTCCGGAGCCACCGTCGACGCGCGCCGGCTGCCCGCCGAGCGGGAGGAGATGGCGGGCGCCCTGGACGAGGGCACGGTGTTCGGGCGGGTCACCCCGCAGCAGAAGCGGGACATGGTGGGCGCCCTCCAGTCACGCGGCCACACGGTCGCGATGACCGGCGACGGCGTCAACGACGTCCTCGCGCTCAAGGACGCCGACATCGGCGTGGCGATGGGCTCCGGCTCGGAGGCGACCCGGGCGGTCGCGCAGATCGTGCTGCTCAACAACAGCTTCGCCACGCTGCCGTCGGTGGTGGCCGAGGGCCGCCGCGTGATCGGCAACATCACGCGCGTGGCGACCCTGTTCCTGGTCAAGACCGTGTACTCGGTGCTGCTCGCGATCCTGGTGGTCTGCTCGCAGGTGGAGTACCCGTTCCTGCCCCGCCACCTCACCCTGCTCTCGACGCTCACCATCGGCGTCCCGGCCTTCTTCCTGGCGCTCGCCCCGAACAAGGAGCGGGCCAGGCCCCACTTCGTCCGGCGCGTGATGCGGTACGCGATCCCGGGCGGGGTGGTGGCGGGGGCGGCGACCTTCGTGACGTACCTCGTCGCCCGGCAGCACTACACCGGCCCCGGCGCGCTGGACGCGGAGACCAGCGCGGCGACGCTGACGCTGTTCCTGATCTCGATGTGGGTGCTGGCGATCATCGCCCGGCCGTACACGTGGTGGCGGGTGCTGCTGGTGGCGGCGATGGGGCTGAGCTTCGTGGTGGTGCTGGCGGTGCCGTGGCTGCAGGACTTCTTCGCGCTGAAGCTGGTGGGGGTGACGATGCCGTGGACTGCCGTCGGCATTGCGGTTGTTGGGGCCGGCGTTCTGGAGTTCACCTGGAGGTGGGTGGATCGGCGGTTTCCGGTGTGA
- a CDS encoding DUF2771 domain-containing protein → MTTLPRGTAAIGHRVVRRRRAVAAVGAVSAGLLLLSACDEPTPIATITVGSDSVSSEATCGGEGKNLSPDEINKCLKDKDAKSITVDQDETVRFGVDPDLADKHWTILMNGQQLVEDSDKTYRTVPGSVFFNAQYGAQGNSTNVAVAVRDGKDDSQNITGVWVFELKKD, encoded by the coding sequence ATGACCACGTTGCCCCGCGGCACCGCCGCTATCGGACACCGCGTTGTGCGACGCCGCCGCGCCGTCGCCGCTGTCGGCGCCGTGTCCGCCGGACTTCTCCTGCTGTCGGCCTGTGACGAGCCGACCCCGATCGCGACGATCACGGTCGGCAGTGACTCGGTCAGCTCCGAGGCCACCTGCGGCGGAGAGGGCAAGAACCTTTCCCCCGACGAGATCAACAAGTGCCTGAAGGACAAGGACGCGAAGTCCATCACCGTCGACCAGGACGAGACCGTGCGGTTCGGCGTCGACCCGGACCTCGCCGACAAGCACTGGACGATCCTGATGAACGGTCAGCAGCTCGTCGAGGACAGCGACAAGACCTACCGCACCGTCCCGGGCAGCGTGTTCTTCAACGCCCAGTACGGCGCCCAGGGCAACTCGACGAACGTCGCCGTCGCGGTCCGGGACGGCAAGGACGACAGCCAGAACATCACCGGTGTGTGGGTCTTCGAGCTGAAGAAGGACTGA
- a CDS encoding sacsin N-terminal ATP-binding-like domain-containing protein produces the protein MSMFVRPAAEGADPFGTARLRRGVLDAWATSPARFREDANAEEDLVLGGYRDRLVVELAQNAADAAARAGVPGRLRLTLRDGVLVAANTGAPLDATGVESLSTLRASAKRDAVDGSVGRFGVGFAAVLAVTDEPAVVGRHGGVRWSLAEARDLAADTARHSPGLGDEIRRRDGHVPLLRLPFPAEGTAPGPYDTAVILPLRDTAAADLAERLLHGVDDALLLALPGLAEVVIEAGDEVRTLSRRAEDALTVVEDSRQGVTRWRTAAAHGPLTPDLLADRPVEERLRPHWSVTWAVPVDADGTPARPRTSPVVHAPTPSDEPLGVPALLIASFPLDATRRHTAPGPLTDFLTERAADAYAGLLADWRPVTAGLIDLVPGALGRGELDGALRQAILDRLPRTSFLPPAVPSGGQDAEDDLPESLRPRDAEVVEGAGADTVRVLAEVLPTLLPAGLERRAELRTLGVARVPLTDAVDRLAGLEKAPGWWRSLYDSLAGVDPDRLSGLPVPLADGRTTIGPRQVLLPSPEAASLDPEVLTRLGLKVAHPDAAHPLLEKLGALPATPRAVLTTPQVRAAVAASLDDEGGVNWEEDSLDAEELADTVLGLVRDAGLDAGDEPWLGALALPDEDGELSPAGELVFPGGPFARVMREDELAAVDAELAEKWGPDPLAACGVLVTFALVRATDVVLDPDELEPREGDFAEPDDAGLLDAVDVWSEDVLDRFPDTPVPPVATEIVAVRDLDLVDDDHWPEALALLSRPPLRDALVQPVRVLLPDGTHEVVRPYTAWWLRGHPVLGGRRPAGLRAAGGDPLLRGLYDEADATGFEDEQVLRALGVRTSVAALLDEPGGAAELLDRLADPDRPVTAAQLHALYGALAELDPEQVTLPDEVRAVVDGEVRVVDAADAVVVDSPDLLPFTSGVPLLPVRPARAAELAELFQVRRLSESVIGRVDSEGTEHDVPEPVRVLLGARTPASYVEHGELLVDGVEIDWRLTEDGTLHAATLEGVAAGLAWSAGQWPRRFEVAALLEDESRTDELARDRWFD, from the coding sequence GTGAGCATGTTCGTACGGCCTGCCGCCGAAGGTGCCGATCCGTTCGGTACGGCACGGCTGCGACGCGGGGTGCTGGACGCCTGGGCGACGAGCCCCGCCCGGTTCCGTGAGGACGCCAACGCGGAGGAGGACCTCGTCCTCGGCGGCTACCGCGACCGGCTGGTCGTCGAACTCGCGCAGAACGCCGCCGACGCCGCCGCACGGGCCGGCGTGCCCGGCCGGCTCCGGCTCACCCTGCGCGACGGCGTCCTCGTCGCCGCCAACACCGGCGCCCCGCTCGACGCGACCGGCGTCGAGTCGCTGTCCACCCTGCGCGCCTCCGCCAAGCGGGACGCGGTGGACGGCTCGGTCGGCCGGTTCGGGGTCGGCTTCGCCGCCGTCCTGGCCGTGACCGACGAGCCCGCCGTCGTCGGCCGGCACGGCGGGGTGCGCTGGTCCCTGGCCGAGGCCCGCGACCTGGCCGCCGACACCGCCCGGCACAGCCCCGGCCTGGGTGACGAGATCCGGCGGCGCGACGGGCACGTACCGCTGCTGCGGCTGCCGTTCCCGGCCGAGGGCACCGCCCCCGGCCCCTACGACACGGCGGTCATCCTGCCGCTGCGCGACACGGCCGCAGCCGACCTCGCCGAACGCCTCCTGCACGGCGTGGACGACGCCCTGCTGCTCGCCCTGCCGGGCCTGGCGGAGGTCGTGATCGAGGCGGGCGACGAGGTGCGCACCCTCTCCCGCCGCGCCGAGGACGCCCTGACCGTCGTCGAGGACTCCCGGCAGGGCGTCACCCGCTGGCGCACCGCCGCCGCGCACGGACCCCTCACCCCCGACCTCCTCGCCGACCGGCCGGTGGAGGAACGGCTGCGCCCGCACTGGTCCGTTACCTGGGCGGTGCCCGTCGACGCCGACGGCACTCCCGCCCGCCCCCGCACCAGTCCGGTGGTCCACGCGCCTACCCCGAGTGACGAGCCGCTCGGCGTGCCCGCCCTGCTCATCGCGTCCTTCCCGCTGGACGCCACCCGACGGCACACCGCGCCGGGGCCGCTGACCGACTTCCTGACCGAACGGGCCGCCGACGCCTACGCCGGGCTGCTCGCCGACTGGCGGCCGGTCACCGCCGGCCTCATCGACCTGGTGCCGGGCGCCCTCGGCCGGGGCGAACTGGACGGCGCGCTGCGGCAGGCGATCCTCGACCGGCTGCCGCGTACGTCGTTCCTGCCGCCCGCCGTCCCCTCCGGGGGCCAGGACGCGGAGGACGACCTTCCGGAGTCCCTGCGGCCGCGCGATGCCGAGGTGGTGGAGGGCGCGGGCGCCGACACCGTGCGGGTGCTGGCCGAGGTGCTGCCGACCCTGCTGCCCGCCGGTCTGGAACGCCGCGCCGAACTGCGCACCCTGGGCGTGGCCCGGGTGCCGCTGACCGACGCGGTCGACCGGCTGGCGGGCCTGGAGAAGGCGCCGGGCTGGTGGCGCAGCCTCTACGACAGCCTCGCCGGGGTCGACCCCGACCGGCTGTCCGGGCTGCCGGTGCCGCTGGCCGACGGCCGGACGACCATCGGTCCCCGGCAGGTGCTGCTGCCCTCCCCGGAGGCCGCCTCCCTCGACCCGGAGGTCCTCACCCGTCTCGGCCTCAAGGTCGCCCACCCCGACGCAGCGCACCCGCTCCTGGAGAAGCTCGGCGCCCTCCCCGCCACCCCGCGCGCCGTCCTCACCACCCCGCAGGTCCGGGCCGCCGTCGCCGCCTCCCTGGACGACGAGGGCGGCGTCAACTGGGAGGAGGACTCCCTCGACGCCGAGGAACTGGCCGACACCGTGCTCGGCCTGGTCCGCGACGCCGGACTCGACGCCGGGGACGAGCCCTGGCTGGGCGCCCTCGCGCTGCCCGACGAGGACGGCGAACTCTCCCCGGCGGGCGAACTCGTCTTCCCCGGCGGCCCGTTCGCCCGGGTCATGCGGGAGGACGAACTCGCCGCCGTGGACGCGGAACTCGCCGAGAAGTGGGGGCCGGACCCGCTGGCCGCCTGCGGCGTGCTCGTCACCTTCGCCCTGGTCCGCGCCACCGACGTCGTCCTGGACCCCGACGAACTGGAGCCCCGCGAAGGAGACTTCGCCGAGCCCGACGACGCGGGACTCCTCGACGCCGTGGACGTGTGGAGCGAGGACGTCCTCGACCGCTTCCCGGACACCCCCGTCCCGCCGGTCGCCACCGAGATCGTCGCCGTGCGCGACCTCGACCTCGTGGACGACGACCACTGGCCCGAGGCCCTCGCCCTGCTGTCCCGGCCGCCGCTGCGCGACGCGCTGGTCCAGCCCGTGCGCGTCCTGCTGCCCGACGGCACCCACGAGGTCGTACGGCCCTACACCGCGTGGTGGCTGCGCGGGCACCCGGTGCTCGGCGGACGCCGCCCGGCCGGCCTGCGCGCGGCGGGCGGCGACCCGCTGCTGCGGGGCCTGTACGACGAGGCCGACGCGACCGGCTTCGAGGACGAGCAGGTACTGCGGGCCCTCGGCGTCCGCACCTCGGTCGCCGCGCTCCTCGACGAGCCCGGCGGCGCGGCCGAACTCCTGGACCGCCTCGCCGACCCGGACCGCCCGGTCACGGCCGCCCAGCTGCACGCCCTGTACGGCGCGCTGGCCGAACTGGACCCCGAGCAGGTCACCCTGCCGGACGAGGTGCGGGCCGTGGTCGACGGCGAGGTGCGCGTGGTGGACGCCGCCGACGCCGTCGTGGTCGACTCGCCCGACCTGCTGCCCTTCACCTCCGGCGTACCGCTGCTGCCGGTCCGGCCGGCCCGCGCCGCCGAGCTGGCGGAGCTGTTCCAGGTGCGGCGGCTGAGCGAGTCGGTCATCGGCCGCGTCGACTCCGAGGGCACCGAGCACGACGTACCGGAGCCGGTACGGGTGCTGCTCGGGGCGCGGACCCCGGCGTCGTACGTGGAGCACGGGGAACTGCTCGTCGACGGCGTGGAGATCGACTGGCGTCTCACCGAGGACGGCACGCTCCACGCGGCGACACTGGAGGGCGTGGCCGCCGGCCTCGCCTGGTCGGCGGGCCAGTGGCCCCGCCGCTTCGAGGTGGCGGCACTGCTGGAGGACGAGTCGAGGACGGACGAGCTGGCAAGGGACCGCTGGTTCGACTAG
- a CDS encoding DUF2530 domain-containing protein, whose protein sequence is MTKWTPTHEAPEPLEGPVVPTIVGGTILWFVLFLVQLPFYGWFDDHGHTWWVWTCLAGAGLGLIGIWYVRGRDAAIRRDTAARAEN, encoded by the coding sequence ATGACGAAGTGGACACCCACGCACGAGGCGCCGGAGCCCCTGGAGGGCCCCGTGGTTCCGACCATCGTCGGCGGCACCATCCTCTGGTTCGTCCTCTTCCTGGTGCAGCTGCCCTTCTACGGCTGGTTCGACGACCACGGGCACACCTGGTGGGTGTGGACCTGCCTGGCGGGCGCGGGTCTCGGCCTGATCGGCATCTGGTACGTCCGGGGGCGCGACGCCGCGATCAGGCGGGACACGGCGGCCAGGGCCGAGAACTAG
- a CDS encoding 1,4-dihydroxy-6-naphthoate synthase: protein MSADTLQIAYSPCPNDTFVFDALAHGRVPGAPALDVTFADIDITNGMAERGELDVLKVSYAVLPYVLDDWALLPCGGALGRGCGPLVLTREADADLRGRTVAVPSETSTAYLLFRLWAADTVPGGVGEIVVMPFHEIMPAVRDGKVDAGLVIHEARFTYQNYGLHKLADMGEHWEHTTGLPIPLGAIIAKRSLGARTLNRLADAVRGSVRAAWDDPEASRPYVMEHAQEMDPAVADQHIGLYVNEFTADLGEDGYAAIRGLLTRAAAEGLVPALGPDALAFP from the coding sequence ATGAGCGCTGACACCCTGCAGATCGCGTACTCCCCCTGCCCGAACGACACCTTCGTCTTCGACGCCCTCGCCCACGGCCGCGTCCCCGGCGCCCCGGCCCTCGACGTGACCTTCGCGGACATCGACATCACCAACGGCATGGCCGAGCGCGGCGAGCTGGACGTGCTCAAGGTGTCGTACGCCGTGCTGCCCTACGTCCTCGACGACTGGGCCCTGCTGCCCTGCGGCGGCGCGCTGGGCCGGGGCTGCGGCCCGCTGGTGCTCACCCGGGAGGCGGACGCCGACCTGCGCGGCCGCACCGTCGCCGTCCCCAGCGAGACCTCCACCGCCTACCTGCTCTTCCGCCTCTGGGCGGCGGACACGGTGCCCGGCGGGGTCGGCGAGATCGTCGTCATGCCGTTCCACGAGATCATGCCGGCCGTGCGGGACGGGAAGGTCGACGCGGGACTGGTGATCCACGAGGCCCGCTTCACGTACCAGAACTACGGGCTGCACAAGCTCGCCGACATGGGCGAGCACTGGGAGCACACCACCGGGCTGCCGATCCCGCTCGGCGCGATCATCGCGAAGCGGTCACTGGGCGCCCGGACGCTGAACCGCCTCGCCGACGCCGTACGCGGCTCCGTCCGCGCGGCCTGGGACGACCCGGAGGCGTCCCGGCCGTACGTCATGGAGCACGCGCAGGAGATGGACCCGGCCGTCGCCGACCAGCACATCGGGCTGTACGTCAACGAGTTCACCGCCGACCTCGGCGAGGACGGCTACGCGGCGATCCGGGGCCTGCTGACCCGCGCGGCGGCCGAGGGACTCGTACCGGCCCTCGGCCCGGACGCGCTGGCGTTCCCGTAG